In the Phyllopteryx taeniolatus isolate TA_2022b chromosome 1, UOR_Ptae_1.2, whole genome shotgun sequence genome, TTCGGGCTCCTCGGCCTCGCTCCTCTTGGACTTTGGACCAAACTTGCGTAAAAAGCCGCCGTAACGTTTAACGTGATCGTAGCCGCGGAGGATGTTCCCCTCCTGGGCGTCCTCCGCTTCTTGCGCCGACACGTCCGCTCCTCTCTCCCCCGTCTTCTTCTTCAACAAGTCCGCGACGTGCTTGTCCCGCCAAGGGGAGGACAGTAGCTCCCTGGTGGTTTGGTCCAGCCTCTTCACGAACCGCACGTCGGCTTCTTTGCTGTCCTCCCCCTCCTGCGCCTTCTCACCTTCGTGTCTCAAGTCTTCCAGCCCCGGAGCATGCTCACACAGCCCCGGCTCATCCTGACACAACACCCCGCACCACTGCAACACACCCACGGACAAGTATGacactccaaaaaacaacaacgacatACAgctgtgggaggggggggggcaaaaacaCTGAACCTttttggtatttaaaaaaataataataataaaataattaattgatcatttttctcaattttttcccccccaaagcgGTCTCTCTGATGACAAAGTGATGCAAGCATAAAATCAATCTTATGCATAAATATTTAGGAATGCATTGCATATATCAGAGAAAAGAGAAatttaatactaaaataaaaacatcatttcCAACAGAGTACCTTAAATGAAATTGTAACAAAACCACAATGAAGGTATAAGTtggtaatataataataataatatatgatgGCAAAAGATAAGATAgcctttatattattattattattttgtccaatAGTGAGAAAAAGGTGCATGTTACAGATGTAGcacatgatatactgtacaaaatcGGGCTACTGTACATTGCATTGCTTTAAGAAAAATCCATGGCGCAAACGCACTCTGTCACTTGCCAAATGATACAATTGCAGTTTTCCCATTTGTATCGATTGGGAGGCTATTTGTCCCATAagggaaattaaaacaaatgcacATATGTGAGGCAAGCTCGAGCACAAAAGCACAGTGCAAAAGGTGAAAACACACTAAAAAGCTCATTCAATGAGAACTTGCAGTATAGTCACCCGTCTTCTTACCAGGCTACTGTAGGCGTTGTTGGGCTTAAGAATGTACTGCAAACATTTGTGACACTGTGAAGAACAATGTGTGTGCATGGAGGGGGGTAAGCTCAGCATCAGCACCAGGACATACCACTCCATCCTTCAGCAGATTCCTGACAACATACATATGGACCAAAAGTGCCAAGTTAGAGCTGAATGATAAATATGGTGTGATGATAGGAAATTCTCATGATGACATAATGATAGGACTCTCTTTTTAAAAGAGCAAGTCTGTGATACAAATGCAGAAGTGTGTTTATAGTGTTGTAAAAATACCattaaaacaatcacaaaagTTTATGATGACCTGTACCTCAGGAGTTGATCAAATGTGCAGAGTTGCAGCCACGATCAAATGTCTGGATGCGTTCCTCCCTCTGACTCTGGTGCTTGTTTTCTCCTGTTTGCCTCCCTTTTTATTACAGCGATCACGACAGTGTCACTGCATGCGCATCAACGCAGTTCCCCAATGCACCAATGAGAGAGAACTGTAGTGCGTGAATATGCTTGGGGACTTTCTGACaacacccacgcacacaaaaGCGGACATAGGGGATAAGGGTAAGGGATGGGGCAACCACGCACTTAGTTtagcatgattaaaaaaatatatatatatatattgtagccTACGTCTCTAGATATGAATAAAGTTTCTCTTTTCAGTGTACTATGCAAGAACACAGCACTGAGTAGTCTTAAATGTTTCATTGGAAGTGTAGTGATTCACATACAGTAGTTGGCATTTTGGCCTGTGATCGACTGACCATTgccttcccatccatccattttcgataccgcTTATGGATTGCAGGGAGCTCGAGCCTGGCTGACATCATGCGAATGGCAgactacacactggactggCCACTGTCGGTTACAGGTCACATTTAGAGACAAACaatcactcacactcacattcacactatcACCGAGTGGGAATGGAACCCACGCTGTCCGCACAGAAGTAAGGTGAGTGAACCACTGTACCATCAAAGACTCCAGTCCAGCTCCTGCCTTCACTCTGAGCATGACAAGTGGTGGAGAAAATGGCCACCTCTAAAAATCACCAATGTATTCTTTGGAACAGTCTGTTgagatttgtttgcatttgagGCACATGGTGTGGCGCTGAAGTTGTTTTCTTAGGGAAGCAATTCCATAGTGAAATGAATGAGTTTATCGTAAATGAATGTTGGagtcactgacggtgtagtggtAAACTGGCAGTGGGGGTTCACTGACAGTGAGTGGTTGTCTGcctctatgtgtgccctgtcaTTGACTGGCGCCCAGTCCAGGGTTTAGTCTGGCTTTGCCCAAGGTCAGATGGGATAGGTTACAGCTCCCTgcgaccctaaacaggataactGGGGCgtataatggatggatggtaattcAGGTTGTCTCTGAAAACGTTTCCCTTTCATGACTTTCCGCAAAGGTTGAAACATCCACAAAGGTTAAATAAAGGCAAATTggctgttcttgtttgttggcaATATTTCCCATTTAATTTAAAAGGCTTCTTCGGTTCTCAATTTATCGGTGTAGAGTCCCTCTATGCCTCGGTGGGTGTGTTCCCTGGGggtggtcaacaacagattgttgttgttgttgttgtgtttattgCACAGTGTAGTTAGCGAAACAACCGTCCTGCATACCAATCAGTGGTTCGCTCGTCTTGTGTCAAAAAAGCTCGTTAGGACAACTCTTCCAGTTGAATGACGCTATACTGTATGCCTCAAACTTCTTCCTCCTCTGTTTCGAGACAACTTTTCGAGTTTATCATAGATGGCTTCAATGACACTTATTTCAAACCAGCAGGTCTCCCTATCCAGAATTTCAACATTGGAATGTCCTTTCTTCTTGAGATGCGGATGAACCGCTGCTTCTGGATCCAAAGGTACCACCTGTCGATGTTGCGCCATGCGCCTGTGCAGCGGCTGCTTCGTCTCTCCAAGGTAGAGGTCATTGCACTCCTCACTACACTGCGCCAcgtaaaaaaacattgctgacTTTGCTTCTCTGGATTTTGTCCTTGGAGTAAACCAGCTTTCGTCTGAAGGTGTTAGTTTGTTTAAAATGCATTGGGATGTTATGTTTGGAGAAAATCCTTCTGAGCTTCTCTGACAACACAGCCACAAAGGGGTGCACCATTTTGCCTGTTGTTTCAGTCTTcaggctttggtggagtggctCTTCTTAGTATGTGGTGGAGTGAGGTTGGTTCTGTCCTGTAGGCTGGAGTCTTGCTGGAGTCATTCACTGACTACATCAACGGCTGCAGTGGTGGAGATGCATGTGAACAgctttcttgacttttttttaacgtcTTGCAACAATGCCCTCTGCCTCAAATTGGCAAGGAAACAGTTTACAGGGGGTCCCCAGTTCAAAAAGGTCCCAACATAGAAGGTTTTGAGGTTACAAACGGCACCTAATCTACGTTATTCGATAGAGTTTACCTTAACAATACGAGTCATTTTCTCTGGTGTATACTGTAGGTATTTTAAGTCTCTCAGTCTCAACTACGCTTCATGGTACAGGGGGTCCTTTGTTAGTGACTTTTCtggtacatttttattcttttgctGCCGTAGGGATGGAAATCCATCGTAAACTGAAGCCTTCCTGTAACAATGTATGTTTTGGAGCCCAGTAGCtagtaataaaaatacaattatttattgtagTTGTGATGTTTTTGAATGAATGACAAAGATTAATTATAAGATGGaaggtttttaaaatgtagttttactGTGGCAtagtggttttttttcctcatataaAAATGCCACTTGTTGTTAGTGTCCAGTCTAAGGCTGCAAATTCACCTAATTTCCAAGTATATTGTTCCACAATATAACCTATGAGGAGGGACGTGCCTGAATTATCAACTGCGTAAACACAAATATGAGAATAATGCTTGGATGTTTCTGTCTTAATACACTAAAAGTAGAAATGAAATGTACTAATCACatgcaacaaataaaacattccgATGCAAGTCTAACTCCCCACACTTTGCTGATAGCTTGATGACGTATTTGTTGAGGATGCAACAGTGTACTCTGTGACAAGATTTAATAAGTGAAGTGCTTCTATTTGTTTAACATAAGCATTTACCTGCATAGTCCAAAGCAAAGGCCATTTTTCAAGACCAAAGGAAGGACTTGTAAGTAAAAAAGTCAGTAGGCCTACTACCGACTTATTGCAGGTGTAAACCGGGCTAGAATATTCACGTTTCAGTCCATAAAAACACAGACAGGCAATGTGGAAAAACAGCATCATGTTTTGTCATAATTTCCGCAAGATTCTGAGGATTAGTACACATTATTTTCACAAGATTGGAATTTAAAACATATTGTATCGGTTGCAGTGCCTTGCTGATATCAATATGCAGATTCTCACTGAGCAGCAGTGGTTGGATTGAATAAAAGATACATTTGAGGTCACTGTGTATAAAAGATGAATCCACTGCCTGTTATCAAGTGTGAAGAGATATGTGACATGAGGACAACAGCTCTGTCATCAGTGGAGGTAGATGGGATGAAATCATGCAAGATACAGCAACAAGATGTATTGAATCATGTAAAATCCCTCCCCAGTATATTTGCTCTTGTGAAAATAATGAAGGAATCGATACATTGTGTCAATGAAAGGATGCCCAAAAAGGTGAGTACAGAATGCTTCCTGTGGTCTTAATATAAAGAATCATACAAAGGCATTCATTTTCTCCTGTTATTCCAATCAGTCATTCTTGTGAAGAGAAAGAGTActtatacacacgcacacacacacacagacacagacataTTTGGGTGCAACCACCAAAGGTCCATTCAAATGGCGGCTTCAGCAAGATGCAAGaaatttttacatttccatCTTTACACTGAACCAACACATTTTCCCAGTTCAGATCTGCTTGCAGTTCCCAGAAAAGACACACTTTCACACGCATGCCATTGTGCTGTAAAAATGTACTGAGGTGGGACTAAATCTGTCAACCTCCTCAAGAAAATAATATTCTTCTGGATTTGCGAGGTTGGCCTCTGGGCATGCTGGGTCAGTTCCCACCTCCTCCTTTTGGGTATGGTTGAGTCCGTGTTGCCCTCCTGGGGGATGCTGATCCTGGGGCTGCTCTCCGTCCCAGGGTGGTGCCTGTTGGGCTCACTCCGGGGGTCTCGTCACAGTCTCcgggtggggggttgggggccGTGCTGCTGGGTCCTGGGCCTGTGCCCTCCTATTCCTTCTCCCCGGGGTGCGCCGCCGTGGTCGTCGTCCCTCTCTCCCTCAGGCTGTGTGGGATCCCCGGCTGACTTGGGGCTCATGGTGGGTGTCAGCGCCTCCTGCCTCGGTTAGGCCTGCCTACTTGCCCTGTTGTGGTCACTGGACAATGGTTGGTTTGGTGGGGGGGTCGTAATTGGCTGTAGCGTGGGGGGGcttccccccttttctctgtggtctgccGGCCGGTCGGGCCGGGCCAGAcccgcaggagtctagcctcttgTTTCACATactctgcacatttttagtaTTCACACTGTGCATACTCCACACATTGGGCACACtcatatctcattcagggtcccctgggcaCCAGGTATACCCTTCCTTGATGTGCCgactcagcaactccgtacaccagttgactaacatgcaagTGATATGGTGTTCGTTCACTAATAAGTTGGATAGACaaactataggctttaattaatTGTGCTGGGATgacttttctgtccggctgcattttcaataaacatcagaataattaaaaatgttttaaaataaacagagAGAGTATTtcaaacggcggcacggtgggaaaactggttagagtgtctctctcagtttgcatgttctccccgtgcctgcgtgggttttctccgggcactctggtttcctcccacatcccaaaaacatgcatggtaagttaattgaagtctctaaattgcccgtaggtgtgaatgtgagtgcgaatggttgtttgtttatatgtgccctgcgattggctggcaaccagttcagggtgtaccccgccccctgcccgaagatagctgggataggcccgcgaccctagtgtggagaagcggctcagaaaatggatggatggagtatttcaaactcccctgttgccaTCATGCTGTATAATAGCTCTATTACCTGTACTAAGGCAACAGGCTATAtatgaagtaacattttaacatccttaAATATCATGCGTGTGTAAAAATATACTAACCGCTGTTATTATGTATGATACATTATTCAGTCAAAATTACAGGGAATTCATAGAAGTCACTTCAAATCAGAGTTTGGCTTttattaccatgacaaccaggaACAGATTGGCATGCGATGGTGTCGCTAACTTAGTGACTTTTTTCCTATATCTAGCGACTATTCTGACCTCTATagcgatttattttttttttttcaaggatgaGCAGCAAATCTTCTGCCTTTTTGATGTGTTAATGGAGACCTTTGGAGCCTCCCTGTCACAAGTTgaattggactggacccaagagcaggcggaggctgagaagtgctggaaagagagaggggaggggaaagcgagagggcgcaaagcgccactcAAGCTCCAACAACagtactgcagggcacagctcatgacactCCCCCCAGTACAGGAGATGCTCACCCCTCCACATCTAGACTCCCACCATGTCCCACCCTCTTGACAAGTGTGACATCACATTCATCAAAATTCAAAGCTCCTTGCTCACAGACTCATTTTCCGAAATACACAGCGAACAAAAGAAATCTCCCAGGTTGTTTAATTCACACGTAATACATGGGCAGGCAGTTCAGTGACCTAACTATTGAGATGTTGTCATAGTGGCTGGTTgatgtcatactagagtggctccattaccagtacatactgtacttgcCCAATAAAGCTGAGTCTGATATTACAATGAAATCACACTAAagatataccgtattttcatgaccataaggcgcacttaaaagtcttaaatttgatccaaaatggacggggcaccttataatgccGCCGCATTATGTGTGCACCgtgttccaaaatctgtaaatgttgttgtgtgactttaatgagcgctccgcttgactgactggtagcatttcctgccgacacgctgttTATATAGAGGAAGGTAGACAagactgagtacagcatgcataaagggggaagggtgcgcgtgacagaggaggctaaagagACGCCCCCAGTAGGCATATAGTTCCattatgtgcatcggtttggctaaggacccccaaaaatggcgcctacgaagagacacgcttacggagcacagtttaaactgcaagctatta is a window encoding:
- the pdyn gene encoding proenkephalin-B, encoding MEWYVLVLMLSLPPSMHTHCSSQCHKCLQYILKPNNAYSSLWCGVLCQDEPGLCEHAPGLEDLRHEGEKAQEGEDSKEADVRFVKRLDQTTRELLSSPWRDKHVADLLKKKTGERGADVSAQEAEDAQEGNILRGYDHVKRYGGFLRKFGPKSKRSEAEEPEELQKRYGGFMRRIRPKLNNIKWDKRYGGFLRRHFKISARSAEEPFSSYYDDHLSRETR